The genome window GCAAAGTATGCAGCTGCTTGCCAGAAGATATGATGAGAAAAACCTTGAAGAGATGTGCCTTAGATGGTTTGATTTTGTTAGCTCGTATGACACTGAATTTTTAGAATTTTTGAAATATTATGGTGTTAGAAATTTTGATGATTTAAAGACAATGAGTTCTGAACTTGAGAAATTTCTTACACAAAAAGACGAAAATGGCGAAGAGGATGTTTTGATTCAGCTTTTAAGCCTTACTCTTGAGCCTTCTATCACAAAGGATCTTGATGAAGAGCTTAGCACGATAAGAAGTGCTTTAAAACAAAATCCTAAAACTTTAAATAGCAAAGAATTTCAAGAAAAGGTAAAGGCATTCGTTGATCGCAGAATAGAGGAAGATAGAACAGAGATCATAGAAAAAGTTGGTTCGCTAAATAATGTCTTACAAAATATAAGCGAGAGAATTTCTGATATTGCAGTTAGTTCACAAAGTAGTTCTGATAAAGTAAAAAGCATTAAAAATGATCTAAAAAATGTAAATTTAAATACAAATAGCATTGATCAAGTAAGAAGCATGCTTATTGAGATCGCTGGTGCTTTGGAGATCGAGAGCAAAGAGCTAGGTATCGAGATGCACAATAGACAAGCTACTATTTTAGAGCTTCAAAATAGAGTAAATAGTCTTGAAAAAGAGCTTGAGGAAGCTAAACTGGAGAGCAAAGAAGACTTTTTGACAAAAGTATCTACTAAACGTGCTTTGATGAATGAGATTCAACGCATTGAAGAGGCATATAAACGCTATGGGACTGATTACTCTATATGCTTTGTTGATATTGACTTTTTCAAAAGCATAAACGATACTTATGGGCATGAGGCTGGAGATGTTATTCTTTCAGCAGTGGCTCAAGTACTTAAGAAAAACGCTAGAAAGGTTGATTTTGTTGGTAGATATGGTGGTGAAGAATTTGTAATCTTGCTTCCAAGCACTGGCTTAAAAGATAGTGTTAAATTTGGAGATAAGCTAAGAAGTATGATAGAAAATTTTAAATTTATCTATAAAAATGAGCGTATTAAGGTTACTATCAGCTCCGGTATAGCGACAAGAAGTGCAAATTTAAGCGAGACGATGACGCTTGAGGCTGCTGATAAGATGCTTTATCTCTCAAAAGAAAATGGTAGAAATCAAGTAATGCCAAAGATAATCGAGGAAAAATGAGCCTAGCTAAATTTCTTGATGGCAAACCACTTTACTATAAAGAGATTGACTATGGCAGGATTATTAGAGCGTATGCGACTATAAAAGAGCACATAAAGCCATTTAAGATTATTCACATAATAGGCACAAATGGCAAAGGTAGCAGCGGCCGCTTTTTAGCACAAATTTTAAGCCAAAATGGCGCAAAAGTAGGGCACTACACAAGCCCTCATATATTTAAGTTTAATGAGCGATTTTGGCTAAATGGCGAGGTCGCTAGTGATGAAATTTTAGAGGCAGCTCATGAGCGCTTGCAGGCTCTTCTAAATGATGAATATAAGATAAAAACGAGCTATTTTGAGTATATGACATTGCTTTCTGCGGTGCTTTTTGAGGGTTGCGACTATTTTGTCTGCGAAGCTGGTATGGGCGGTGTGCTTGATGCGACAAATGTTTTTGAAAAAGAGCTAAGCATCTTTACTCCGATCGGCTTCGACCACACGGCGATACTGGGTAGTAGCTTAGAAGAAATTTCACGTACGAAATTTGAAGCCATGGGCAAAAGAGCTATTTTAAATGATGAGATGAACGAGATAAGCGTTGCTATCGCAAAAGAGATCGCAAGCGAGAAAAAAGCGGTTTTAAGCTTTCCAAGAGAAATTTTGACCAAAGAAAATTTAAATGAGATCGCAAACTATGCAGATAAATTTAATCTACCAGAGTTTTTGCGCTCAAATTTAACTCTAGCCTACGCCGCAGCTAAAATTTTAGATAGCAGCATAGATATCAAAAAGCTTGGCGCTCTTACGCTTCGAGGCAGATGCGAAAAGATCGCTTCAAATTTATACGTTGATGTCGGCCATAACGAGCTTGGTGCAAAGGCTGTGGCTAAGAAATTTAGCCAAGGTGAGTTTACCGGCAAAAAGCTTACCTTGGTCTATAATTCGTTCTTAGATAAAGATTTCAAAGCGGTTTTGGCAGCTTTAAAGCCAGTTGTTGAAGAGGTACTACTATATCACTATCACTGCGAGGGTAGAGAGCTTGGCGGACAACTTATAAGCAAGGCATTAAGTGAGCTAGAAATTTCATATAAAGACTTTGAGTCAAGTGATATGAACGACGTAAAAGAGGCTATAAACGGCAAAATTTATCTAGCTTTTGGCTCATTTCATCTAGTTGAAGCTTTTTTAAAAGAGTACTATGCAAGCAAAGGTTTATGAGTATCTTTTAGCAAACGCTCCGCAAATTCTTATCTGTGAAGATGATAAGGAGGCAGCTCTTTGTGCTGATGCGGCTAGTTTTGCTGGTTTTAATGCATTTAGGTTGCCTGATTTTAGAGCTAAAAAGGGTGATGATTTAAGAAGCTTTAACGAAGAGCTTTTTGAAATTTCATCAGTGCTTAGCAAATACTATAAATTTGATGGCAAAAAGATTATCATTAGTCCATTTAGCACGCTTTTAAATCCACTACCAACGCAAAAAAATTTAGAGAGCTCCACGGTCAAGTTAAAAGATAATATAAACTTAAATGAATTTGCCGATCTGCTTATACGATTTGGCTATGAGTGTGTAGATATCGTTGAGAGCGTTGGTGAGTTTAGTATCCGTGGCGAAGTCATTGATATTTACGGCGTAAATATGGATGATCCTGTTAGGATTTTGCTTTTTGGTGATGAGGTTGAGAGCATAAGAAACTACAACACCGCCACGCAAATTAGCAATAAAGCCGAGCTAAGCGAGGCTGAGATCGTTCCTTTTATCGCAAATCTTAGCAAAGACGAGTTTGAAAAAGTTAGCCAAAAGATCGAGGATATGCAAAGCGACGCCTTGGTGAGTGATCTAAATTCGCTTGGGTTTTGGGCGATAGATAGCTTTAGTGACTACTTAAAAGAATTTGACTCAAAGCTTGTTAAAAAGATCGATTTTGAAATTTATGATGCGCCCAAGGAGAAATTCAAGGGCATTGAAATTTTACCCGAGCCAAAGGTCTATAAAGATCTAGAAGTTACTTTAAATTTTGACTTTTTTGAGCTAAATAAAAGCAAAAGCATAACCGTTCTTTCAAGAAATGAGGGGCTTTTTAAGGGCTATGAGCTTGATAGCTTTGCCAACGTAAAGCTTGAAATTTCGCCTCTTGTGGTAAATATAACTTCAAGTGATAAGATCGTAGTTTCACTTAATAAATTTGAGAAAAAAAGACGAGTTAAACGCTCAAGTCTTGTGGTAGACGAGCTAAAAGTAAATGACTATGTCGTGCATGAAGATTATGGTATAGGTAAATTTCTAGGGCTTGAAAAGATTAAAGTTTTGGGTGCTACGAAGGAATTTGTGGTCATTGCTTATCAAAATGATGACAAGCTTCTTTTGCCAGTAGAGCATCTAAATCTAATCGATCGCTACATCGCACAAAATGGCTCTATGGCGGTGCTGGACCGCTTAGGTAAGGCAAATTTTGCCAAGATAAAAGAAAAGGTTAGAGAAAAACTCTTTGCGATCGCTTCAAAGATCGTAGCTATGGCGGCAAAAAGAGAGCTTGTGGCTGGTAAAATTTTGCAAAAAGAAGACATCTCTTATCTAAATTTTGTCCAAGACGCTGGCTTTTCATATACGAGTGATCAGCAAAAAGCGGTAAATGATATAAGGGATGAGCTAAAAAGCGGAAGGGTCA of Campylobacter concisus contains these proteins:
- a CDS encoding GGDEF domain-containing protein, whose product is MAAVTVNQIVKEALNEIKDRHLMLTPENYTEVYNEISKKHGFTTEESKKIEKYISRLGDEYKNQALSLHIKTVDEFVAFMTARLSRGAQQGVGLATDDKKLQSLNAFARRILQAISMLHNKDAKSLAEQSMQLLARRYDEKNLEEMCLRWFDFVSSYDTEFLEFLKYYGVRNFDDLKTMSSELEKFLTQKDENGEEDVLIQLLSLTLEPSITKDLDEELSTIRSALKQNPKTLNSKEFQEKVKAFVDRRIEEDRTEIIEKVGSLNNVLQNISERISDIAVSSQSSSDKVKSIKNDLKNVNLNTNSIDQVRSMLIEIAGALEIESKELGIEMHNRQATILELQNRVNSLEKELEEAKLESKEDFLTKVSTKRALMNEIQRIEEAYKRYGTDYSICFVDIDFFKSINDTYGHEAGDVILSAVAQVLKKNARKVDFVGRYGGEEFVILLPSTGLKDSVKFGDKLRSMIENFKFIYKNERIKVTISSGIATRSANLSETMTLEAADKMLYLSKENGRNQVMPKIIEEK
- a CDS encoding Mur ligase family protein, with the translated sequence MSLAKFLDGKPLYYKEIDYGRIIRAYATIKEHIKPFKIIHIIGTNGKGSSGRFLAQILSQNGAKVGHYTSPHIFKFNERFWLNGEVASDEILEAAHERLQALLNDEYKIKTSYFEYMTLLSAVLFEGCDYFVCEAGMGGVLDATNVFEKELSIFTPIGFDHTAILGSSLEEISRTKFEAMGKRAILNDEMNEISVAIAKEIASEKKAVLSFPREILTKENLNEIANYADKFNLPEFLRSNLTLAYAAAKILDSSIDIKKLGALTLRGRCEKIASNLYVDVGHNELGAKAVAKKFSQGEFTGKKLTLVYNSFLDKDFKAVLAALKPVVEEVLLYHYHCEGRELGGQLISKALSELEISYKDFESSDMNDVKEAINGKIYLAFGSFHLVEAFLKEYYASKGL